CGGAATACTGGAATTTCAGGGTGTTGACCTGTGAGAAATGCCTTAAGCGTCTCTTCATCCGCGTCGGGACCAATTCCCATTGCCAAACGCAGTGCTTTGGACGATCGCTCTGAGTTGAGTAACTGCTGAAGCGGTTCCTTCCAATTGTCGGAAGGACGCCCCCTTTCATCAGTGGGCTGTCCATCAGAGATTAGAACCAGGTTGGGATGATAAGAGCGGCTGGGAATTACGGTTTTGTCTTCCAGGAGGCGAGTTGCCAGTTCAAAGGCTGCCCCCATCGGTGTAGAACCTTTAGCTCCCATATTTGTCCATTGAATTTGGTAGGCAGGCTGTAACGGCTGGTGGAGCTTAGCTCCGTCTCCGCCGAATGTGATGACAGCGACATGAATCTCTGCACGAGCATCCTGCTCGTCAGCAAAAGTTGCGATCATCTCAGCAATCGCCCGATTGAGCGCTGCCAGTTTGCCGTAGGCACTCATACTACCGCTGACATCTGCCAAGAT
This region of Microcoleus sp. AS-A8 genomic DNA includes:
- a CDS encoding VWA domain-containing protein, with amino-acid sequence MSKLKDFSIATARMMPVIILADVSGSMSAYGKLAALNRAIAEMIATFADEQDARAEIHVAVITFGGDGAKLHQPLQPAYQIQWTNMGAKGSTPMGAAFELATRLLEDKTVIPSRSYHPNLVLISDGQPTDERGRPSDNWKEPLQQLLNSERSSKALRLAMGIGPDADEETLKAFLTGQHPEIPVFRADETRIQKFFRWVTVTLTSRSRSVNPNSIAPIDPDNLDDLLEF